The region TGGATGAAGAATCGAAGGAGCTGAATTTCACGATTCAAGTATCAAATTTTTATCATACAACTGGCGGCATCCGGAAATCGATCCTACTAGGTCCGATCTTAAACGTTTTCGAATACAAAAAGCAGGAAATCTCTCTTGGCTGGGTGGTGTTCGGTGCAACCTTTCTCATGGGAGTCTATCATCTCATCCTCTTCTTCATGAGAAGAGTGGACAAGTCCGCAATTTGGTTCGCTTTCTTTTGCATCGATCTAAGCATCAGAGGATTTTTTACAGGATCTGTCTTTATCTATGAGATCACTGAAGATAAGTATTGGGTTTATATTCACAAACTAGATCTTTTGAGTTTCGTACTAGCTCTTCCTTTATTCTCCTTATTTCTTAGATCTCTGTTTCCGAAAGACTTTCATCGATATTTCAATACTGCTTTCTTATCGGTAGGAGCTGCATTCTCACTCATCATATTGATGACTCCTGCTTCGGAATACATGTGGTACATACAGATCTTCCAAGGCATTGTAGGGATTATCATTGTCTACTTCTTACTCTTGATGATCTACTGTGTCTTCAGAAAGAGAGAAGGAGCCATACTATTTGCAGTAGGCGCAGCTTTTCTTTTTATCGCCACACTGAACGATATATTAAACCAAGCCTTGATCATAAAAACAGGATATATAGCGAACTGGGGACTTCTCGCATTCTTATTCTCACAAACAATCATGCTTTCCGTTAGATTTTCTAATGCGTTCGTGCGTCTCGAAGAATTACAAAAATCGCTAGAATATAAGGTCTTAGAGAGAACAAGCCAATTAGAAGAAGCAAAGCTTGTTGCGGAAGAAGCGAATTCCATGAAGGATACATTCATTTCTCTCGTGACTCATGATCTTAGATCTCCCATCACTACGATCATGGGAATCCTTCAATTAATAAAAAACGATTATGAACAACTGGACGATATCTCCATTAAAGAATGGTTGATGAGAGCCGAGAACACTTCTTCTCAATCCTTAGAGATGATAGCTACTCTTTTGGATCTGAATCGATTGAGATCCGGCTCCTTTCCTATGGACAATAGTCTGATCTATGTTTTTCCTGAAGTCGAAGGAGTCCTTGCAAAACTATGGGCTCAAGCAAACGCAAAGAAATTAGAGATTAGGAACTCCATTCCAAACGAAGTACGAATGAACGTGGATCGCACCTTATTCTCCGAGATCTTTGTGAATCTTCTTTCAAACGCTATCAAGTTTTGTAGAGAAGGAGATTCTATAGAGATCGACTTTGCATCTAAACCGAGCGAGATAGAATTTACAGTAAAAGATTCAGGTGTGGGAATTCCAACGGAAATGATCCCTGGCCTTTTCTCCACAGAGATCAGATCCACTCGTTTGGGAACGAATAGAGAATCTGGCACTGGATTAGGGTTGCCTTTAGTATATAGCATCATCAACGCGTATCATGGAAAGATCTCAGTCGAATCCCAAGAACAGAAAGGAAGTAAATTTACCTTCTCCATTCCTCAACCTCTTCTAGATATTCCCAGATTGAATCCGATCTAAATTCTGATTGTATTTTGAATGAGGCAGGAGATCCTTCCGGCTCTATGACAAAATCAAGCTTTCAATATATCATTTCCTTCTTCGGGATCTTATTCGCTCTATCTTTCATTTACTTTGTAATCCCTCCTCTTTTAAAAAACTTCGACGTGATCGGCGCTGCTTTAGGAGGATTCGTAAATCCATTCTCCACTGGATATTCCTTGGATATCATTTGCACCTGGTTCGTCTTCTCCGCTTGGGTATTGTATGAGGCAAAATCGAAAGGAATTCAAAACGGTTGGATCGCAATCTTGTTAGGAGTGGTTCCAGGTGTTGCTACCGGCATGGCCTTTTATCTCATCCTAAGAATGAAACAAGGCAAAGAATAAGATCCGATTCAGCCGACCGATTTCTATCCGAAAAGGAAATTTTTTTCTTCCTGAAAGGGAAACAATTTATAGAAAATCATGTACAGTATTTTGAGCATTTTTTAAAATCTGTTAAATCTAGTTCGGCTTGAAAGCAAACACATGCAAAACGAATCCAATTCAATAGTTTCCATTCGAAACCTCTCTAAATCATATTCCAATGGATTTACCGCCTTAAAGAATATAAATTTGGAGATCAAAAAGGGAGAGATCATTGCTCTTCTCGGTCCAAACGGAGCGGGAAAGACAACGCTTATCTCCATCATCTGCGGCATCGTAAATCCCAGCGAAGGTTCTGTCTCTGTAGGTGGATACGATATCATCAAGGATTACAGGCAAACTCGATCCATGATCGGTCTCGTTCCCCAAGAGCTTGCTGTGCATGCATTTGAATCTGTGATGGCCACTACAAATTTTAGCCGCGGACTCTTCGGAAAGCCGACTAACACCAAATATGTGGAAGAAATTCTGGGATCTCTTTCTCTTCTAGATAAGAAGAATAGCACCGTGCTTACTCTTTCTGGGGGAATGAAACGTAGAGTGATGATCGCTAAGGCGCTTTCTCACGAGCCGAATGTTTTATTCTTAGATGAACCCACTGCAGGAGTCGACGTTGAATTGCGCAAGGACATGTGGAATGTAGTCCGTGCCCTAAGAGATCGAGGCGTGACCATCATACTTACCACTCATTATATCGAAGAAGCCGAAGAGATCGCAGATAGAGTCGGGATCATGAACAAGGGCGAATTGATCCTTGTGGAAGAAAAGTCCGAGCTAATGCATAAATTAGGAAAGAAGCAGATCCTTTTAGATCTCGCTCGTCCATTGCAAAAGATTCCGGATTCTCTTCAATCTTACGAACTCGATATCAAAAGCGAAGGCAATCAATTGCTTTATACTTATGATGGGCAGGACAAAGAGTCCGGCATCGCAGCCTTCTTGGAAAATCTAAAAAAATCAGGGATAGAATTCAGGGACTTAAACACGATCCAAAGCTCTCTGGAAGAGATCTTCGTGCAATTGGTGAAGGAATCCAAATGAACTTAAACGCAATCAAAGCAATTTACTTTTTCGAAATGTCCAGAACGAGAAGGACATTGATGCAGAGTATCGCATCTCCCGTCATATCCACTTCTCTTTATTTTGTGGTCTTCGGTTCTGCTATCGGGTCCAGGATCCAAGAGGTCAACGGAGTTTCTTACGGTTCCTTTATTGTTCCAGGGTTAATTATGCTTTCCTTATTAACGGAAAGCATCTCTAACGCTTCCTTTGGGATCTATTTTCCTAAGTTCACTGGTACAATCTATGAGATCTTATCCGCTCCAGTTTCGAGTATGGAGGCTGTCATAGGATTCGTAGGAGCCGCAGCGACCAAATCACTGATCTTAGGAATGATCATGCTGGCAACAGCTTCTCTATTCGTAACCATCCATATTGCTCATCCCTTTCTGATGATTTTCTTTCTAATCCTGACCTGCGTGTCTTTCAGCTTGTTCGGATTCATAATCGGAATTTGGGCGGATAATTTCGAAAAACTGCAAGTGATCCCGATGTTAGTCATCACTCCTCTTGTATTTTTAGGAGGAAGCTTTTACTCCGCAAATATGCTCCCACCATTTTGGCAAACAGTGACATTGTTCAATCCTATCCTTTACTTAGTAAGTGGGTTTCGTTGGAGCTTCTATGAAATTGCCGATGTAAGTGTTGGGATCAGCCTAATAATGATACTTGTATTCTTAAGCATTTGCCTATTCATCGTGGCTTGGATGTTTAGGACAGGATATCATATTAAGAAATAAAGATAAGAATCCTGCGTATCGCTTCTTCTCTCCGAGACAAAGTCATTGTAGCAAACGCTAAAGCAGCTAATAATGAATAGTCGATAAACCTAACACTAGTTCGGAGAGAAGAAGGAGAAAAAATAATCCAAAATGATTAGTGTCTACTTCCTTCTTTACGACATGCAAATTGTCTGACAAACTTCTGAATCAATTTTGAACATATCTTAACTTTAATATACGTTTCCATTTGATCCGCTTTTCCTCTCATCATCTTTCTCGATCATTTGATATATAAAAGAAAGATTTATTTTCAAAAGATTCTTCTTCCTATTACTTAAAAATTGCTTAAAATAGAATCCACTTGACTTTTGTGCCTTCGCAACAAAGCTAACAACTCGATTATGGTCGATTCCATTCTATTTTCGCATCATTCCATTGGCGTCTTCTCCTTATTTCTCTTAACTTTAGTTCTTTCAGGATTCTTAATCTTCAAAAAGGACAAAACCCTTCCTTCATATTACTTACTCATAATGTATCTTTGTTACGGAGTCATGTTTTTCGGATACGTCCTCTCCTATTCCGTATTCGATCCGATAGCAGCGTATCATAGATACCTAACTGTGTTCATCTTATTCGGGATTGTTTGCTTTATAGGATTTTGCTACTACTTCCCCAGAAATGTACATCCAAAAGAATCCAAAGTTGTAATTCTAATAAGCTTGTTCATGAGCCTAGCCGCCTGGGCTCACTTCATGTACAAAACCCATAATATGGAGAAAATATTCTCCTTCACTGCTCACCAATACAGCTTCGATTTCGGAAAAGAGGCGAGCGCGATCATACTGCTATGTTTCATTATCAGCACGGTAGTATTAATTAGAAAAATATTATACTTCTCCAAATACACCGGCGTTCTGACCATTTGGAGCAGGAACTTCGAAAACTCTTCCGCTTTTGTTCGGATCCCTGTCCAATTTCTTTTAGGGATCCCACTCGCGTTCCAAAAAATCGTCTTCGCAAAAGGAAAAGAGGCGGTCGCACTCAGAGCTTTTCTATTCACTGTCTTGCTAAATATCCTAAACGCATACAATAACGTCTTAAACAAATCAGGCGTGATCACTTACGACACTTTTGCGATGACTTACTTCACTCTTTCGGTGACTACGATCTTCTTCATCCAAAATGCCTATCTGGGCCATTCTCCCGAGCCTACGAGCTTTATGGTCAAGATCCTTTCCAGCGCGGTAGTCACGGTGATCCTAGCCTTAGGAGCAATCAGTTACATTACATTATATGCGATCGATCGAGCCAGCGAAAAGGAAAGTCTGGTCGAAATGAATTCGGTAAAAACCGCAATTCGCAATGGAGAGACCGACTTTCCGTCAAATGTGCAATATATCATTTCCAGACCCTCCGGACCCGGAGTATTCGATCATAAGTATAATGTAATATTCTCCAGAGATTCCTTAACACAAAACAAGCTAAAGGAAGGAGAAGAAAAATATAAGAAGCAGCAACTTCGAGATCTGGAAGAGCAAAACAAAAGAAAATATAAAGGCAAGACTGACTCCGAATTAGAAACCATTTCATTGAAAGAAATGGAAGATACTGAGTTACCTTTACAAACCCGGTTATTCAGAATGGCCGAGAACTTTTATATTCATTATGATTTCGAAATGGATAAGACCAGATACGAGGTCGGGTTTAGCTATAGAGATTTCAGGACAGTCATTCATAATGTGGCAAGATGGCTCGTTCTGATCCAGCTTGGAACTACTGTATTTATATTGATCGCATTTCCAATCCTTCTACGTGTAAGTTTGATCCATCCTCTGAACAAACTTCTTTCGGGAGTAGAGAAGGTAAATCATGGAGATCTGAACGTAAACGTACCTATTAAGGCAATGGACGAGGTCGGATTCCTATCACTCTCCTTCAATTCTATGGTGGATTCTATACGAAGCGCCAGAGAACAGCTTCAAGATTATGCAAATCATCTAGAAGAAAAAGTAGAAGAACGAACCAGAGAAGTACAAGAAAAGATGATGGAGGTCCAACAGCTCAAGATCCAACAGGACGGAGACTATTTCCTCACTTCACTTTTAGCTAAGCCTCTCTTTTATAACGCCAATAAATCTTCAAAAGTAAATACGAACTTTCTAATCAAACAGAAGAAGTACTTCGAATTCAGAAATAAGAAAGGAGAACTTGGCGGAGATATTTGCATCACTGGAAATTTACGATTAGGAACTCCGAGCGAGTACCAACAGTTCACAATGGCAATGAACGGAGACGCAATGGGAAAATCCATGCAAGGCGCTGGCGGTTCATTGGTAATGGGAGTCATGATGAATTCCATCATGGCACGATCGGCGGCAAATAAGAGAGTTCTAAATAAGACTCCGCAAGAATGGTTAACCGACGTGTACCACGAAGTTCATTCCGTATTCAAAAGCTTCGATGGAAGTATGGTAATATCCGCAACCGTTGCACTCATCAACGATGAAACAGGCGAAATGCATTATTGGAACGCCGAGCACCCATTTTCCGTTCTGTATAGAGATGGAAAGGCTTCCTTCTTAGAAAATGATCTAGAGCTTAGAAAGTTAGGATTGGATTCTGAATACGACTTCAAAGTAAAGACATTCCAACTTCATCCGAGTGACGTGATCATACTCGCTTCCGACGGAAGAGACGACCTATTGCTCCAAAGTTTTAATGGAAAAAGGATTATCAACGAAGATGAAAATCTCTTTCTAAGCGCAGTCGAAAAATCTGGAGCTGACATCGAGCTTATCGAAAAGAGTATTCGGAGCACTGGAGAAGTCATAGACGACTTATCCATTCTCAGAATCGGATTCCAAGAAGTAGGAGTTCCTGCATTTCCATCCGAAAGAAATGGAGAGAACTATGATACTTCTGAGAAAGTAACCCTTCAAAACTTATATAGAGAAGGAAAAGAACTGTATAAGAGTGGAGAAGTTCAAAAGGCAATCTCAGTCCTGCTCGAAGCATATTCTGCGGATCCTTCTAACCAAAGAATCAACAAACTGCTTGGCTTGATCAGTTTCAAAGAAAAGGACTATCCGTTAGCAGTAAAAGTGCTGAGTAAGTATCTTGTAGACGATCCGGACACGGCAGAACTCTGGCATTATCTTTCCTTAGCAGAAAAGAGATTGGGAAATCTAACTCAATCCTTAGAAGCAGCAATGATGGTGAATAAACTGCAACCGCTGAATGTGCAAAACCTGGTGCATCTATCCGATCTAAATCGGCTTCTTGGAAAAAAAACCGACGCAATAGAATTTACGAAAGCTGCAGAAGATATAGATCCGGAAAACAAGAACGTTCAGAAATTAAAGAAACTATTAGAAATAGATTAATATTCTTCGTCCGACCAGCCTACATCTTTCAAGAAATCGTCGTAAGTGCCGTCAAAAATACGGATCTCATCGTTATCGAATACGATCAACTTGGTAGCGACAGCTTTCAAATGCATTTCATTGTGAGTTACCATAATCACAGAACCTTCGAATTCATCGATCGCCTCGATCAAAGAATCACAAGACTGCATATCCAAGTGATTCGTCGGCTCGTCCAAATAGAGAATATGGCAAGGAGTCACAAGTATCTTTCCAAGAAGAACTCTACTCTTCTCTCCTCCAGAAAGCACCTTGATCTTTTTCAATGCCTGGTCGTCTGAGAACATCAGTCCACCTGCAATCGTTCTCGCTACCCATTCCGTACAAGACTTATCTGCACTCATGATCTCTTCGACGACAGTAGCGTTCTCGTTCATATTCAATTTATTTGTCTGACCGAAGTAACCCTCTTTCAAAGCAGGATGTTTTTGAACGGCACCCAAAGAAGGCTGCAACTCGCCTGCAAGAAGTTTGAGAAGAGTAGATTTACCCTTTCCATTTTTACCGATAATGCAGATACGATCCCTCTTACCCACACTAATTGAAAAATCACGGATCAGAAAAGGCTCTTTGCCTGAATAAGAAAAAGAAATATTATCCGCAGACAACATTTGATTCGCAGCAAATGGAGCCGCATTAAAATATAATTCCAGATCTTGAATTGCCTCCAAGGCTTTCATTTCACCTTGCTTCTCGAGCTTCTTCACTCTAGATTGTGCCCTACTCGCAAAACTAGCTTTCGCCTTGAACTTAGCGATAAAGATCTCTTCTTGCTTTCTTTTCTTCGCCTCATTTTGGCGAGTCCTTTCGTAGATCTCTTCGGCTTGGTTGATCTGATTATAAAGTTTGTCGGTATCGCCTTGGACCTTAACGGACTTGGTCCTGTGGATTGCAGCGGTATGAGTAACGACGCTATCCATAAAACTTCTATCATGAGTTACTAATATAATTTCGCCTTCCCACTCTCTTAAGAATTCCTCGAGCCAACGGATCGTAACAATATCCAAATAGTTATTCGGCTCATCCAGCATCAACAGGTCTGGACCGGAAACCAAAAGCTTCGCCAGATTCATCCTGATCTGGTAACCACCGGAGAATTCGTTCGGATCTCTCTCCATATCCGCTTCAGAAAAACCTAAACCGGATAGAACCTTTTCAACCTGCCAAGTCTCATATTCGTCTCCTTCCGGAAGACCGAGAGCGCATTCTTCCAAAACAGTCGGTTTCGAAAAATGAAGATGCTGTTGTAAATGACCGATCTTATAGCCTTTCGGAATCGTAATCGTACCTGAATCAGGCTCCACTCCACCTAGGATCATCTGAAAGATCGTGGACTTGCCATGCCCATTCCTGCCGACAAGGCCTAACTTTTCGCCTCGATTCAGACTTAAATTCAAATCATCGAAGAGAACCTTGGAGTTATAAATCTTGTGAAGGTTAGAAATCTTAATCATTGGACCTGGCTCTTTAAGCTATAAAACCAGAGTTTAAAAACAATCCAGGATTTCACTCAAAAATGCCGGCGCTTAGCCCGCTTGTAGGAACATCTTATTCCAACAGACAACCCTTGGATCCGTGAAAATTCGCTCT is a window of Leptospira semungkisensis DNA encoding:
- a CDS encoding sensor histidine kinase; the encoded protein is MRFRVPVFFLLLIGAIIGCSNPQDYYSPKAKLGILDLRNWDLTNSPLVSLDGEWEFTNSLDTSKPNSSKAFITVPGSWNKFPLANGEHGGEGIGTYRLTVFLDRPLKDLALQMGDISTAYRIYLNGRLLADNGIIGINKESMTPSYKHPIILLDEESKELNFTIQVSNFYHTTGGIRKSILLGPILNVFEYKKQEISLGWVVFGATFLMGVYHLILFFMRRVDKSAIWFAFFCIDLSIRGFFTGSVFIYEITEDKYWVYIHKLDLLSFVLALPLFSLFLRSLFPKDFHRYFNTAFLSVGAAFSLIILMTPASEYMWYIQIFQGIVGIIIVYFLLLMIYCVFRKREGAILFAVGAAFLFIATLNDILNQALIIKTGYIANWGLLAFLFSQTIMLSVRFSNAFVRLEELQKSLEYKVLERTSQLEEAKLVAEEANSMKDTFISLVTHDLRSPITTIMGILQLIKNDYEQLDDISIKEWLMRAENTSSQSLEMIATLLDLNRLRSGSFPMDNSLIYVFPEVEGVLAKLWAQANAKKLEIRNSIPNEVRMNVDRTLFSEIFVNLLSNAIKFCREGDSIEIDFASKPSEIEFTVKDSGVGIPTEMIPGLFSTEIRSTRLGTNRESGTGLGLPLVYSIINAYHGKISVESQEQKGSKFTFSIPQPLLDIPRLNPI
- a CDS encoding DUF2834 domain-containing protein; its protein translation is MTKSSFQYIISFFGILFALSFIYFVIPPLLKNFDVIGAALGGFVNPFSTGYSLDIICTWFVFSAWVLYEAKSKGIQNGWIAILLGVVPGVATGMAFYLILRMKQGKE
- a CDS encoding ABC transporter ATP-binding protein; amino-acid sequence: MQNESNSIVSIRNLSKSYSNGFTALKNINLEIKKGEIIALLGPNGAGKTTLISIICGIVNPSEGSVSVGGYDIIKDYRQTRSMIGLVPQELAVHAFESVMATTNFSRGLFGKPTNTKYVEEILGSLSLLDKKNSTVLTLSGGMKRRVMIAKALSHEPNVLFLDEPTAGVDVELRKDMWNVVRALRDRGVTIILTTHYIEEAEEIADRVGIMNKGELILVEEKSELMHKLGKKQILLDLARPLQKIPDSLQSYELDIKSEGNQLLYTYDGQDKESGIAAFLENLKKSGIEFRDLNTIQSSLEEIFVQLVKESK
- a CDS encoding ABC transporter permease, whose protein sequence is MNLNAIKAIYFFEMSRTRRTLMQSIASPVISTSLYFVVFGSAIGSRIQEVNGVSYGSFIVPGLIMLSLLTESISNASFGIYFPKFTGTIYEILSAPVSSMEAVIGFVGAAATKSLILGMIMLATASLFVTIHIAHPFLMIFFLILTCVSFSLFGFIIGIWADNFEKLQVIPMLVITPLVFLGGSFYSANMLPPFWQTVTLFNPILYLVSGFRWSFYEIADVSVGISLIMILVFLSICLFIVAWMFRTGYHIKK
- a CDS encoding SpoIIE family protein phosphatase codes for the protein MVDSILFSHHSIGVFSLFLLTLVLSGFLIFKKDKTLPSYYLLIMYLCYGVMFFGYVLSYSVFDPIAAYHRYLTVFILFGIVCFIGFCYYFPRNVHPKESKVVILISLFMSLAAWAHFMYKTHNMEKIFSFTAHQYSFDFGKEASAIILLCFIISTVVLIRKILYFSKYTGVLTIWSRNFENSSAFVRIPVQFLLGIPLAFQKIVFAKGKEAVALRAFLFTVLLNILNAYNNVLNKSGVITYDTFAMTYFTLSVTTIFFIQNAYLGHSPEPTSFMVKILSSAVVTVILALGAISYITLYAIDRASEKESLVEMNSVKTAIRNGETDFPSNVQYIISRPSGPGVFDHKYNVIFSRDSLTQNKLKEGEEKYKKQQLRDLEEQNKRKYKGKTDSELETISLKEMEDTELPLQTRLFRMAENFYIHYDFEMDKTRYEVGFSYRDFRTVIHNVARWLVLIQLGTTVFILIAFPILLRVSLIHPLNKLLSGVEKVNHGDLNVNVPIKAMDEVGFLSLSFNSMVDSIRSAREQLQDYANHLEEKVEERTREVQEKMMEVQQLKIQQDGDYFLTSLLAKPLFYNANKSSKVNTNFLIKQKKYFEFRNKKGELGGDICITGNLRLGTPSEYQQFTMAMNGDAMGKSMQGAGGSLVMGVMMNSIMARSAANKRVLNKTPQEWLTDVYHEVHSVFKSFDGSMVISATVALINDETGEMHYWNAEHPFSVLYRDGKASFLENDLELRKLGLDSEYDFKVKTFQLHPSDVIILASDGRDDLLLQSFNGKRIINEDENLFLSAVEKSGADIELIEKSIRSTGEVIDDLSILRIGFQEVGVPAFPSERNGENYDTSEKVTLQNLYREGKELYKSGEVQKAISVLLEAYSADPSNQRINKLLGLISFKEKDYPLAVKVLSKYLVDDPDTAELWHYLSLAEKRLGNLTQSLEAAMMVNKLQPLNVQNLVHLSDLNRLLGKKTDAIEFTKAAEDIDPENKNVQKLKKLLEID
- a CDS encoding ABC-F family ATP-binding cassette domain-containing protein produces the protein MIKISNLHKIYNSKVLFDDLNLSLNRGEKLGLVGRNGHGKSTIFQMILGGVEPDSGTITIPKGYKIGHLQQHLHFSKPTVLEECALGLPEGDEYETWQVEKVLSGLGFSEADMERDPNEFSGGYQIRMNLAKLLVSGPDLLMLDEPNNYLDIVTIRWLEEFLREWEGEIILVTHDRSFMDSVVTHTAAIHRTKSVKVQGDTDKLYNQINQAEEIYERTRQNEAKKRKQEEIFIAKFKAKASFASRAQSRVKKLEKQGEMKALEAIQDLELYFNAAPFAANQMLSADNISFSYSGKEPFLIRDFSISVGKRDRICIIGKNGKGKSTLLKLLAGELQPSLGAVQKHPALKEGYFGQTNKLNMNENATVVEEIMSADKSCTEWVARTIAGGLMFSDDQALKKIKVLSGGEKSRVLLGKILVTPCHILYLDEPTNHLDMQSCDSLIEAIDEFEGSVIMVTHNEMHLKAVATKLIVFDNDEIRIFDGTYDDFLKDVGWSDEEY